A part of Pantoea vagans genomic DNA contains:
- the gntK gene encoding gluconokinase, producing the protein MTTQSPSHHVFILMGVSGSGKSAVANQVSHQLNTAFLDGDFLHPRANILKMADGHPLDDSDRQPWLQALNDAAFAMQRTQAISIIVCSALKKSYRDILRQGNDNLRFVYLKGDFDTIEARLKARKGHFFKPQMLVTQFATLEEPGSDEPDVLVVDIAHSLDEVVAATVATIQDAISQD; encoded by the coding sequence ATGACAACGCAATCCCCGTCGCATCACGTTTTTATCCTGATGGGCGTTTCAGGCAGCGGAAAATCTGCTGTCGCCAACCAGGTCTCTCACCAGCTGAATACCGCTTTTCTTGACGGTGATTTTCTCCACCCGCGCGCCAACATCCTGAAGATGGCCGATGGTCATCCGCTGGATGACAGCGATCGCCAGCCGTGGTTACAGGCGCTGAACGATGCCGCGTTTGCCATGCAGCGTACCCAGGCGATCTCCATCATTGTCTGCTCAGCCCTGAAAAAAAGTTATCGCGACATTCTGCGTCAGGGCAATGACAACCTGCGTTTCGTCTACCTGAAAGGCGATTTCGACACCATCGAAGCCCGCCTGAAGGCGCGTAAAGGCCACTTCTTCAAGCCGCAGATGCTGGTCACCCAGTTTGCCACGCTGGAAGAGCCGGGCAGTGATGAGCCGGATGTCCTGGTCGTGGATATCGCGCATTCACTGGACGAGGTGGTGGCGGCTACGGTTGCGACTATCCAGGACGCTATCAGCCAGGATTAG